A DNA window from Micromonospora sp. NBC_01739 contains the following coding sequences:
- a CDS encoding secondary thiamine-phosphate synthase enzyme YjbQ, with product MRSEVITVRTGSRPTVQDITVEAEQFVAGQGDGLLHVFVPHATAGLAIIETGAGSDDDLLTALDAVLPTDNRWRHRHGSPGHGRDHVLPAFIAPYATLPVLDGRLALGTWQSICLVDTNGDNTTRQVRFSFLPG from the coding sequence CCGTGCAGGACATCACCGTCGAGGCGGAACAGTTCGTCGCCGGACAGGGTGACGGGCTGCTGCACGTGTTCGTGCCGCACGCCACCGCCGGGCTGGCCATCATCGAGACCGGCGCCGGCTCGGACGACGACCTGCTCACCGCGCTGGACGCGGTGCTGCCCACGGACAACCGCTGGCGGCACCGGCACGGCTCCCCGGGCCACGGGCGCGATCACGTACTGCCCGCCTTCATCGCCCCGTACGCGACCCTGCCGGTGCTCGACGGTCGGCTGGCCCTGGGCACCTGGCAGTCGATCTGCCTGGTGGACACCAACGGCGACAACACCACCCGCCAGGTCCGGTTCTCCTTCCTACCGGGCTGA
- a CDS encoding transketolase C-terminal domain-containing protein, with the protein MLSDVTTPQDLDDRLRESLAALTAPRHRTDPARPVAEGATLTGAQLLELFDAQVTSRQLDLAGRWLRSFGEGYHTISSAGHEGNAAVAAALRPTDPALLHYRSGAFYCVRAAQAADPAAGSVLLTADDDPDGTPTPPTAPTDPADGGDSADGADSPDPTDPGDLSDSADPGHPADSAGDSPTVLDTDPTDDGGDGRARLAVVRRPVAAAYLEAARDALRGMVASGQDPIAGGRQKVFGRADLAVVPTTSTAASHLPRAVGMGLAVERLRRLDARGAPAQADPSFRVSWAPDAIVVCSFGDAAINHASATAAFNTAGWYDHTGLRIPVLFVCEDNGLGGSLRSPQGWVATALRSKPGIRYFAADGADLVEAYQAAREAAAWVRRHRRPAVLHLSTVRLLGHVGAEAESAYRDAEEIAADLAADPVVATARRLVEAGLAGGGELLDRYDEIGWQIRRLAEQVLDEPKLGSAAEVVAPLAPRRPVRVTQAVADAGLYAAGPGAGARLEAFGGKPPELSGPLTLAQSINAALTDGLLAYPQMAVFGEDVAAKGGRYGVTGRLRDRFGPARVFDTLLDETSVLGLGLGAGLAGLLPVPEIQYLAYLHSAEDQVRGEAATMGFFSQGALRNPMVVRVAGLAYQEGLGGHFHNDNSVAFLRDVPGLVVAVPARPDDAAAMLRTCLASAVVDGSVCVFLEPIALYQARDLYGDGDGEWLAGYAEPGTWAAGHVPVGRARVYGVGSAEDLTIVTFGNGVRMALRVASALADEGIGSRVVDLRWLAPLPVADLIREAAATGRVLVVDETRRSGGVGEGVIAALVDAGYVGAVRRVAAVDSFVPLGPAARQVLVSEEAITQGARTLLAR; encoded by the coding sequence ATGCTGTCGGACGTGACCACCCCGCAGGATCTTGACGACCGACTCCGGGAGTCCCTGGCCGCGCTGACCGCGCCGCGGCACCGTACCGACCCGGCCCGACCGGTGGCCGAGGGCGCGACCTTGACCGGCGCCCAACTGCTGGAACTCTTCGACGCGCAGGTCACCAGCCGGCAGCTCGACCTGGCCGGGCGTTGGCTGCGCAGCTTCGGCGAGGGGTACCACACGATCAGCTCGGCGGGCCACGAGGGCAACGCCGCGGTCGCGGCCGCCCTGCGCCCCACCGACCCGGCGCTGCTGCACTACCGCTCGGGCGCCTTCTACTGCGTCCGCGCCGCCCAGGCCGCCGACCCCGCCGCCGGGTCCGTGTTGCTGACGGCCGACGACGACCCGGACGGTACGCCGACACCCCCGACCGCCCCCACCGACCCGGCCGACGGAGGCGACTCGGCCGACGGAGCCGATTCGCCCGATCCCACCGACCCGGGTGACCTGTCCGACTCAGCCGACCCGGGCCACCCGGCCGACTCAGCCGGAGATTCGCCGACAGTGCTGGACACCGACCCGACCGATGACGGGGGCGACGGTCGGGCTCGGTTGGCTGTGGTGCGGCGGCCGGTGGCGGCGGCGTACCTCGAGGCGGCGCGGGACGCCCTGCGGGGGATGGTGGCCTCCGGCCAGGATCCGATCGCCGGTGGCCGGCAGAAGGTCTTCGGCCGTGCCGACCTGGCCGTGGTGCCGACCACCTCCACGGCGGCCTCGCACCTGCCCCGGGCGGTGGGCATGGGGTTGGCGGTGGAGCGGCTGCGTCGACTGGACGCCCGAGGGGCCCCGGCGCAGGCCGACCCGAGTTTCCGGGTCTCCTGGGCGCCGGACGCGATCGTGGTCTGCTCCTTCGGCGACGCCGCGATCAACCATGCCAGCGCCACGGCCGCGTTCAACACCGCCGGCTGGTACGACCACACCGGCCTGCGGATTCCGGTGCTGTTCGTCTGCGAGGACAACGGCCTGGGCGGCAGCCTGCGATCCCCGCAGGGCTGGGTGGCGACCGCCCTGCGGTCCAAGCCGGGGATCCGCTACTTCGCCGCGGACGGTGCCGACCTGGTGGAGGCGTACCAGGCGGCGCGCGAGGCGGCGGCCTGGGTACGGCGACACCGCCGCCCGGCCGTGCTGCACCTGAGCACCGTCCGGCTGCTGGGCCACGTCGGGGCGGAGGCCGAGAGCGCGTACCGGGACGCCGAGGAGATCGCCGCCGACCTGGCCGCCGACCCGGTGGTCGCCACCGCGCGACGGCTGGTCGAGGCGGGCCTGGCCGGTGGCGGCGAACTGCTCGACCGGTACGACGAGATCGGCTGGCAGATCCGTCGGCTGGCCGAACAGGTGCTCGACGAGCCGAAACTGGGCAGCGCGGCCGAGGTGGTAGCCCCGCTGGCCCCACGCCGTCCGGTCCGGGTGACCCAGGCGGTGGCCGACGCGGGCCTGTACGCGGCCGGGCCGGGTGCCGGGGCCCGCCTGGAGGCCTTCGGCGGCAAGCCGCCGGAGCTGTCCGGCCCCCTGACCCTCGCGCAGAGCATCAACGCCGCCCTCACCGACGGGCTGCTGGCGTACCCCCAGATGGCCGTCTTCGGCGAGGACGTCGCCGCCAAGGGCGGACGGTACGGGGTGACCGGCCGGTTGCGTGACCGGTTCGGTCCGGCCCGGGTGTTCGACACCCTGCTGGACGAGACCTCGGTGCTCGGTCTGGGGCTCGGCGCGGGACTGGCCGGGCTGCTGCCGGTGCCGGAGATCCAGTATCTGGCGTACCTGCACAGCGCCGAGGACCAGGTCCGCGGCGAGGCGGCCACGATGGGGTTCTTCTCCCAGGGTGCGCTGCGTAACCCGATGGTGGTGCGGGTGGCCGGCCTGGCGTACCAGGAGGGCCTGGGCGGGCACTTCCACAACGACAACTCGGTGGCCTTCCTGCGGGACGTACCCGGACTGGTGGTCGCCGTGCCGGCCCGGCCGGACGACGCCGCGGCGATGCTGCGTACCTGCCTGGCCAGCGCGGTGGTGGACGGCAGCGTCTGCGTGTTCCTGGAGCCGATCGCCCTCTACCAGGCCCGCGACCTCTACGGCGACGGTGACGGTGAGTGGCTGGCCGGCTATGCCGAGCCGGGGACCTGGGCGGCCGGGCACGTCCCGGTCGGGCGGGCGCGGGTGTACGGCGTCGGCTCGGCCGAGGACCTCACCATCGTGACCTTCGGCAACGGCGTACGGATGGCTCTGCGGGTGGCCTCGGCCCTGGCGGACGAGGGCATCGGCAGCCGGGTGGTGGATCTGCGCTGGCTTGCCCCGCTGCCGGTGGCCGACCTGATCCGGGAGGCCGCCGCCACCGGGCGGGTGCTGGTGGTGGACGAGACCCGGCGCTCCGGCGGGGTCGGCGAAGGGGTGATCGCCGCGCTGGTCGACGCCGGATATGTCGGGGCCGTACGCCGAGTGGCGGCCGTTGACTCTTTCGTGCCTCTGGGTCCGGCTGCCCGGCAGGTCCTGGTCTCCGAGGAAGCAATCACCCAGGGTGCCCGTACGCTGCTGGCACGGTAA